CCCAGCAAAGAGTTCTTACCAGAACTCAACCATGCTAGcaccctgattttggacttctaatcttcataactgtgagaaataagtatgTGTTGCTTGTAAGCCAGCTCATCTTTGGTACTTTATTACAGCAGTCTGGACTGACTAAGGATGCCTCTCCTTCTGTATCTAGAGGCATCTCAAAGTAGCATATCCCAATAAGAATCCTGGATTTCCTCCCTCAGACTAGTTCTTCTTCTGCCTCTCATGTCAGTAAATGCCACTTCAGTCTGTAAATGACATCCAGTGCATCAGCCAGTGTCTCAGTGCTGCCTTCAAAATACACTGTAACTCACTTTATGTAGCCCCTTTGCTACCACTGCAAACCCTAATTCAAGCCAATATTGTGTCTCTTCTAGACATGAGTCTCATTACTGCTATTTCTGCTACCACTTTTGAACCCTGTAATATATACTGCATTTCATAGCCAGCGAGATCTTAAAACATTAATCACACCAGGCATTATCCTACATAAAACCCTCTAATTGCTTTCCATTGCTGTTAGCATAAAATCCAAACACTTTATCATGCTTTTACACAGTTCTATATATTCTGGTCCCACTAATCTCTGCCATCATTTACTACTTTCATTTGCTGTTTTGTAGGCGCACTGAACACCTTCCTGTTCTTTAACCTAACCCAGTTTATGTACAGCTCAGGATTTTTACACATGCCATTTCCTTTGCCTAGAATCCTCTTACCCTATTTCCTCTCATGACTCCTTTTTTCTTCATGTAGATTAAGCTCAAGTATCATGTTGTAAGAGAAGCCTTTTCTGATGGCCCAATCTAAAGAGGTGCCTCCAGGCCTTGCAGACGCCGCCGCCCCGGAATTGCCCGCACCTCTTAGCCATGGTCAACCCCACCGTGTTCTTTGACATCGCCGTGGACGGCGAGCCCTTGGGCCGCGTCTCCTTCGAGCTGTTTGCAGACAAAGTTCCCAAGACAGCAGAGAACTTTCGTGCTCTCAGCACTGGGGAGAAAGGATTTGGTTACAAAGGTTCCTGCTTTCACAGGATTATCCCGGGATTTATGTGCCAGGGTGGTGACTTCACACGCCATAATGGCACTGGAGGCAAGTCTATCTACGGGGAGAAGTTTGACGACGAGAATTTCATCCTGAAGCACACAGGTCCTGGCATCCTGTCCATGGCGAACGCCGGACCCAACACGAACGGTTCCCAGTTTTTCATCTGCACCGCCAAGACCGAGTGGTTGGATGGCAAACACGTGGTGTTTGGCATGGTGAAGGAAGGCATGAACATCGTGGAAGCCATGGAGCGCATTGGGTCCCGGAACGGCAAGACCAGCAAGAAAATCACCATTGCTGACTGTGGACAAATCTAATAAATTTGACTCGTGTTTTATCTTAACTACCAGACCATTCCTTCTGCAGCTCGGGAGAGCGCCCTTCTGCCCCCATCTGCTCGAAATCTAGAGTCCCTGTGTTCCTGCCTCAGTTCCACGGGTCCTGTGTCCTCCTTACTCCCCTCCAAGTTTAGCTGGATTGCAGAGTG
This sequence is a window from Prionailurus bengalensis isolate Pbe53 chromosome A2, Fcat_Pben_1.1_paternal_pri, whole genome shotgun sequence. Protein-coding genes within it:
- the LOC122488110 gene encoding peptidyl-prolyl cis-trans isomerase A-like gives rise to the protein MVNPTVFFDIAVDGEPLGRVSFELFADKVPKTAENFRALSTGEKGFGYKGSCFHRIIPGFMCQGGDFTRHNGTGGKSIYGEKFDDENFILKHTGPGILSMANAGPNTNGSQFFICTAKTEWLDGKHVVFGMVKEGMNIVEAMERIGSRNGKTSKKITIADCGQI